A region of the Leucobacter komagatae genome:
AGGGTCTCACCAACGCCGCGCTCAAAGACGCGCATGCGGATGTGGGCGACCCCGTTCACAAGGAACGGCTCAGCGGGCACAACAAACTCGGCGTTCGCACCGTCTGCCGGGGCCGGATCGAGCGTGGGCTCCGCCACGAGGTTGAGCCCTTCGAGCTCGGATTCGTCGGCCAGCACGGTCACGACGTGGGGGTTCCCGACCTCGATACCCAGCCCGGGCCGTGCCACTTCGAGGCCCGAGGCCTGCACAAGCCGCTCCTTGCCGAGCCGCCACCGTCCGAGATCAACCGTGTAACCAGCTGCTCCGATGAGTACATCACGTACACCGGCGCGGGTTCCGAGCGGAAGCGTGTCGCTCCGCTCTGGGGCGACAAGCCCCTCGGAGATGAGGTAGTGCGTGTAGACCCGCACCCCGTTGCCGCACATCTCGGCGACGGTACCGTCTGCGTTCCAGTAGTCCATGAACCACTCGGCCTCGGGCTCGGTCTCAAGGATTGCGGCGCCCTCGGGGATCGAGCGTGACCTCACTGCACGGATCACCCCGTCGGCTCCGATTCCGAACCTGCGATCGCACAAGAAACGAACCCGCTCGGGAGTGAGATCTACCTCGCCGTCGGGGTCTGTGAAGAGCACGAAGTCGTTGCCCGTACCGTGTCCCTTGGTGAATGCGAGTGTGGTCATGTCGAATCTCCTTGGGCGTTCGCGCGGGCGTTGACGAATACGCTACAGCATGCCCCCACCAAGAACGCTTGACGTACTACGCCTCACGTAGTACGTTTATCGCATCATCGGTTTAGTGTGTACGACTCCGCGAAGGAGGCAAGCATGATCGGCGCCGACGCAATCCGCGGCTATGTCGACCTCATGGTGCTGTCACTCCTGCGCTCCAGGCCTTCCTACGCCTACGAGCTCGCACAGCAAATCGCTGTGGTCGCGGGAAACGACTACGCGATCAAGCAAACGACACTGTATTCAGCGGTGAAGCGGCTTGAGGCTGCGGGGCTGGTGACGTCGTTTGCCGGTTCGTCCGACTCCGGGAAGCCGCGCACGTACTACCGAATCGCCCCAGCGGGCACTTCCCATCTCGAGGAGAAGCTTGCAGAGTGGGAAATCACCAAGTCCGTCGTCGACCGTTTCGTCAAAGGAGCGTCCTCGTGAACATCATCATCTCCTACCTCGACACCATGTTTGCGGCCTACCCGCCGAGCCCGAAGCTCGTCGAGGCACGGGCAGAACTCCAGGCGATGATGGAGGACGCATACGCGGCGGCAAAGTCGGCTGGTCTGTCTGAGAACGAGGCCGTCGGCAAGGTGATCACCGAGTTTGGAAACCTCGACGAGCTCGCGCCAGTGCTCGGCATTAGCCGGGAGATCTCGCCGGAGCCCCAAGCACAAGCCCAAGCACAGCCCCCGACACACGCACAGCCCCAGGCGCAAGGCCAGCCCCAGCCGGCGACCGCAGCCCCGCAACCGACCGCCCCACAGCCCGGCCCACCCCTCGGCAGGGCCGCGAAGCACCCTCCCCTGTCGCTCGACGAAGCCGCCGCGTACGGGGCGGCGCGCCACGAGGCCGATTCACGGCTCGGTCTCGCTGTCGCCCTGCTCGTGTCTTCCCCGGTCGCCCTCATTGTTCTCACAACCCTGGCTGAGCGCCTCGGCTCGCAAGACGGCGAGGGCGTTGCCGGCTTCATCGGGATCCTGATCCTCGCGGCCTGCGTCGCCGGCGGCGTGTTACTTCTGGTCGGCCGCGCGCAGAAGCTCACTCCGTTCACTCGAATCACCCGCGGCCACTTTTCCGCGGGCCCAGACGTCATGGCGTGGGCCAATACTCTCGCCTCGAATGAGGCCCCTCGCCGAACAGGGCGACTCCAGATCGCCATTGGGCTGTGGGTCTTCGCGCTCGCGCCAGTGGTCGGCGCAGGCATGCTCGCCGACGGCTGGGGCGGACTCGGCGCGGCGTGCGCCATCCTGCTGGTCGCCACGGGCCTCCTCGTCTTTCTCCCCGCGAACTGGGCGGCGAGCGCTGCGGAGCGGATCAGGCAGCGAAGTTTGGTCCCGTCCGACCAGCTCGCCCGCGAGGAAGAAACCTCAATCGTCGGGGCCATCGCGAGCATCTACTGGCCGCTCACGACCCTTGTCTACCTCTTGTGGAGCTTCCTAGGGAACGCGTGGGGAAGCTCGTGGATCATCTGGCCAATCGCTGCCGTGCTCTTCGGCGCGGTTGCCGCAGGCTTTGGGTCTTGGGAGACGTATCGCGCCGCGAAACGCGAGGAGCGCTAGAAGAACTCCGAGCTCAGTCCCCCGCAACCGCCAGGTCGAGCGCGCCGCGGTCCGGCCCCGCCGTCTGGTCAATCCAGGTCACACCCGGGTAGCGCTTGAACCAGGAGACTTGGCGCCGCGCGTAGCGCCTGGTGAGCGCCTGCGTCTCGGCGATTGCCGCAGGTTCCGTCAGCTCACCGCGCAGTTGTGAGAGCGCCTGCGCATACCCAATTGCGCGGCTCGCGGTTTTGCCCCGCTCGATCCCGCGCGGGATCAGGGCACGCACCTCGTCGAGCATCCCGTCCGCCCACATGCGCTCCACGCGCCGGTCGAGCCGCTCGGTGAGCACGGTGCGCTCGCTCGTGATTCCGAGGATGCGGGTGCTCTCGTGAGACTCCCCCGCGACCCAGAGTTCGGGGTCGCTCGGGAGAGTCACGCGCGCGTCACCGCCCAGGAGCGCTACCTCGAGCGCCCGGATGACCCTGCGGGGGTTGCGACTGTCGACCGCGACCGCGGTCTCGGGGGCGAGCTCAGCGAGGCGGGCAAGGAGCGGCGCGATGCCACGATCCTCGTGCTCGCGCTCGAGCGCCGCCCGGGTGGCTTCGTCGCGCGGCGGGAACTGAAAGTCGAAGATCACACTCGAAACGTAGAGGCCGGAACCGCCAACAAGGATCGCGTCCGCTCCCCCGCCAAGGATCTCCGCGATCTGCGCGCGCGCTGCCGGTTGGTAGCGCGCGACAGTCGCTTCCTCGTCGGGCTCGAAGGCGTCGAAGAGGTGGTGCGGGATGCCGCGTCGCTCACCGACCGGCAGC
Encoded here:
- a CDS encoding PadR family transcriptional regulator; translated protein: MIGADAIRGYVDLMVLSLLRSRPSYAYELAQQIAVVAGNDYAIKQTTLYSAVKRLEAAGLVTSFAGSSDSGKPRTYYRIAPAGTSHLEEKLAEWEITKSVVDRFVKGASS
- the dapF gene encoding diaminopimelate epimerase, whose translation is MTTLAFTKGHGTGNDFVLFTDPDGEVDLTPERVRFLCDRRFGIGADGVIRAVRSRSIPEGAAILETEPEAEWFMDYWNADGTVAEMCGNGVRVYTHYLISEGLVAPERSDTLPLGTRAGVRDVLIGAAGYTVDLGRWRLGKERLVQASGLEVARPGLGIEVGNPHVVTVLADESELEGLNLVAEPTLDPAPADGANAEFVVPAEPFLVNGVAHIRMRVFERGVGETLSCGTGAAASALAFRHWGGDQMPHSWSVAVPGGKLGVRMFATEEGEHVSLSGPAELVYSGTIDLP
- a CDS encoding permease prefix domain 1-containing protein — protein: MNIIISYLDTMFAAYPPSPKLVEARAELQAMMEDAYAAAKSAGLSENEAVGKVITEFGNLDELAPVLGISREISPEPQAQAQAQPPTHAQPQAQGQPQPATAAPQPTAPQPGPPLGRAAKHPPLSLDEAAAYGAARHEADSRLGLAVALLVSSPVALIVLTTLAERLGSQDGEGVAGFIGILILAACVAGGVLLLVGRAQKLTPFTRITRGHFSAGPDVMAWANTLASNEAPRRTGRLQIAIGLWVFALAPVVGAGMLADGWGGLGAACAILLVATGLLVFLPANWAASAAERIRQRSLVPSDQLAREEETSIVGAIASIYWPLTTLVYLLWSFLGNAWGSSWIIWPIAAVLFGAVAAGFGSWETYRAAKREER
- the miaA gene encoding tRNA (adenosine(37)-N6)-dimethylallyltransferase MiaA, translating into MPTLWAVVGATGTGKSEAALDLAERLSARDGRAAEVVNADAMQLYRGMDIGTAKLPVGERRGIPHHLFDAFEPDEEATVARYQPAARAQIAEILGGGADAILVGGSGLYVSSVIFDFQFPPRDEATRAALEREHEDRGIAPLLARLAELAPETAVAVDSRNPRRVIRALEVALLGGDARVTLPSDPELWVAGESHESTRILGITSERTVLTERLDRRVERMWADGMLDEVRALIPRGIERGKTASRAIGYAQALSQLRGELTEPAAIAETQALTRRYARRQVSWFKRYPGVTWIDQTAGPDRGALDLAVAGD